One window from the genome of [Clostridium] celerecrescens 18A encodes:
- a CDS encoding ABC transporter permease has product MDKKLLKKITGSREASLLLVLVILCMVIQMFSPSFLTAKSILDMLKNNAVIMIMALGMLCVLLVGGIDISITSTLALSGMTVGMLLKYNIIHNTLLLFLIAILVGALCGAIIGFVVARGKVLPIIATMGFMYIYRGLAYLIAKSQWASAENLGGFKNFALEKELGLGILNNVIVIVLVCYIIFFAVMKWTRTGRKIYAVGSNPEAAAVSGINTKRIKLFVYTLMGMLAGLCGALAVAVYSSAQPNMLYGKEMDVIAACVIGGVSMSGGRGSVAGALLGSLILAVIAKALPLVGIDSIVQNTVKGCIILAVIIFNVVAQRMIQKENLKGREM; this is encoded by the coding sequence ATGGACAAAAAACTGCTTAAGAAAATCACTGGCTCCAGAGAAGCCAGCCTGCTCCTTGTTCTGGTGATCCTCTGCATGGTGATCCAGATGTTCAGCCCATCATTTCTGACAGCAAAATCTATTCTGGATATGCTGAAAAACAATGCGGTCATCATGATTATGGCCCTGGGAATGCTTTGCGTCCTTCTGGTGGGAGGAATCGACATTTCCATTACCTCCACCCTGGCTCTTTCCGGAATGACCGTAGGAATGCTTCTTAAATATAACATCATTCATAATACACTCCTTCTGTTTCTCATCGCCATTTTAGTAGGCGCTTTATGCGGAGCCATCATTGGTTTTGTGGTCGCAAGAGGAAAGGTGCTTCCCATTATCGCCACCATGGGATTCATGTACATATACAGGGGACTTGCCTATTTGATTGCCAAAAGCCAGTGGGCCAGTGCAGAAAATCTGGGAGGCTTTAAGAATTTTGCGTTGGAAAAGGAACTGGGGCTTGGTATATTAAATAATGTTATTGTCATTGTCCTGGTGTGCTATATCATCTTCTTTGCTGTCATGAAATGGACCAGAACAGGGAGAAAGATTTATGCAGTGGGCAGCAACCCGGAAGCTGCTGCCGTATCCGGCATCAATACCAAGAGGATCAAGCTGTTCGTCTATACCCTTATGGGAATGCTGGCCGGTTTATGCGGTGCCCTTGCTGTTGCGGTCTATTCCTCCGCCCAGCCTAACATGCTTTACGGAAAGGAAATGGATGTGATCGCGGCCTGTGTCATCGGAGGTGTGAGCATGTCAGGAGGCCGGGGATCGGTGGCAGGCGCTTTGTTAGGCTCCCTGATTCTGGCAGTCATTGCCAAGGCCCTTCCTCTCGTAGGGATCGATTCCATCGTACAGAATACGGTTAAGGGCTGTATTATTCTGGCTGTCATCATTTTCAACGTAGTAGCGCAGCGCATGATACAAAAGGAAAACTTAAAAGGAAGGGAGATGTAA
- a CDS encoding ABC transporter permease, translating to MAGKSGRTISAQAEQSWKKSLLSWEGMLAFLFFAVNLLCMIISPSYKLTNVLREMPKYLTEVFLLLPMVYVLILGEIDLSVGAIVCLSATTACLAGNAGIPFPVVILTGILVGTACGLFNGIAVTLFTELPSMIVTLATMIIFRGIAEIALGSGGSVSLKHNEGFRALAGKIGPIPYIFFAVLFAAVIFIFIVSRTSFGRRLYAIGSNRTTSFYSGIHVQKIRLAVYSVTGMMAGISAMFLVSVLYGANTTTGTGFELDAIAMAVFGGISTAGGKGKLTGAMISAFIIICLRIGLGQINMNPQVILVILGTLLILAVMIPELLKNGKQKHA from the coding sequence ATGGCTGGAAAATCGGGAAGAACAATATCTGCACAAGCAGAGCAAAGCTGGAAAAAAAGCCTTCTCAGCTGGGAAGGGATGCTGGCATTTCTGTTTTTTGCTGTAAACCTGTTATGCATGATCATCTCTCCAAGCTATAAGCTTACCAATGTGCTGCGGGAAATGCCAAAATATTTGACTGAGGTGTTTCTACTGCTTCCCATGGTTTATGTTCTCATTTTAGGGGAGATCGACTTATCAGTGGGCGCCATAGTCTGCTTATCGGCAACCACCGCCTGCCTGGCGGGAAATGCAGGCATTCCATTTCCGGTTGTCATTTTGACCGGCATTCTTGTTGGAACCGCCTGCGGGCTTTTTAACGGGATTGCAGTCACCCTGTTTACAGAGCTGCCATCCATGATCGTCACACTGGCTACGATGATCATATTTCGTGGGATTGCTGAAATTGCGCTGGGAAGCGGAGGCTCCGTATCCTTAAAGCATAATGAAGGCTTTCGGGCACTGGCAGGGAAAATCGGGCCCATACCTTATATCTTTTTTGCAGTCCTGTTTGCGGCAGTTATTTTCATTTTTATTGTAAGCAGGACCTCTTTTGGGCGAAGGCTCTATGCCATTGGAAGCAACCGGACCACTTCATTTTATTCCGGCATCCATGTACAGAAAATACGTCTGGCAGTCTATTCTGTTACCGGAATGATGGCAGGCATCAGCGCCATGTTTCTGGTTTCGGTTCTCTACGGTGCAAATACCACTACGGGAACAGGCTTTGAACTGGATGCCATTGCCATGGCTGTGTTCGGAGGGATTTCCACGGCAGGCGGAAAGGGAAAATTAACCGGAGCCATGATATCAGCATTTATCATTATCTGTCTCCGGATCGGCTTAGGCCAGATAAACATGAATCCCCAGGTCATTCTGGTGATTCTTGGTACCCTGTTAATTCTGGCAGTTATGATACCGGAACTATTAAAGAACGGAAAACAGAAGCATGCGTGA
- a CDS encoding rhamnose ABC transporter substrate-binding protein, which yields MRKQLVYAILCTAAISGILAGCSSKSSTTESTASPQITEAAPKDGTGTGGASGKTFAIVTKAAGNPYNEKMAQGFQKVIEAEGGTCIIKHPESATADAQVSVIQSLISQGVDALCIAGNDENALQAALEDAMTAGIKVSCLDSKVNKDSRQTFVNQAGTAEIGQALMDAVYDISGGEGDWAILSATSQATNQNAWIEAMKEVMKENKYSKLNLVEVAYGDDEPQKSTDQTQALLTKYPDLKVICAPTTVGINAAAKVLQDEKSKVKLTGLGLPSEMAEYIGNDDAHSCPYMYLWNPIDVGSLGAYTSIALVDGSITGKAGDTFAAGEMGDYKVIGASDGGTEIILGPPFKFDSSNIDEWKSVY from the coding sequence ATGAGAAAACAATTGGTTTATGCAATCCTGTGTACCGCAGCGATTTCAGGAATCCTTGCAGGCTGCAGCAGTAAAAGCAGTACGACGGAAAGTACGGCGTCCCCACAGATAACTGAGGCTGCACCCAAGGATGGGACGGGAACCGGGGGAGCCTCCGGAAAAACCTTTGCCATCGTTACAAAGGCAGCAGGCAATCCGTATAATGAAAAAATGGCACAGGGCTTTCAGAAGGTCATCGAAGCGGAGGGTGGAACCTGTATTATCAAACATCCGGAATCCGCTACGGCAGACGCACAGGTATCCGTGATCCAGTCCCTGATCTCCCAGGGCGTAGATGCTCTCTGCATTGCGGGAAATGATGAAAATGCTCTGCAGGCAGCCCTGGAGGATGCCATGACAGCAGGAATCAAGGTTTCCTGTCTGGATTCCAAGGTGAACAAGGACAGCCGTCAAACCTTTGTCAATCAGGCCGGAACCGCGGAAATCGGCCAGGCCTTAATGGATGCCGTCTATGATATCTCAGGCGGTGAGGGGGACTGGGCCATTCTTTCTGCTACTTCCCAGGCTACCAACCAGAATGCCTGGATCGAAGCCATGAAAGAGGTCATGAAGGAAAACAAGTATTCAAAGCTAAATCTGGTTGAGGTTGCCTATGGAGATGACGAACCCCAGAAATCCACAGACCAGACTCAGGCACTTTTAACCAAATACCCTGATTTAAAGGTTATCTGCGCACCAACTACCGTTGGAATCAATGCAGCAGCAAAGGTACTTCAGGATGAGAAATCCAAAGTCAAGCTGACAGGCCTTGGACTCCCTTCTGAAATGGCAGAATACATCGGCAATGATGACGCTCACTCCTGTCCTTATATGTACTTATGGAATCCTATTGACGTAGGTTCCTTAGGGGCTTATACTTCCATCGCCCTGGTAGACGGCTCTATCACAGGGAAAGCAGGCGACACGTTTGCTGCAGGGGAAATGGGTGATTACAAGGTGATCGGGGCATCGGATGGCGGAACGGAGATTATCCTTGGGCCTCCATTTAAATTCGACAGCTCCAATATTGACGAGTGGAAATCCGTTTATTAA
- a CDS encoding DMT family transporter, which produces MFIEAGMGRLYLTIAFILAGSSVIAASFISAYLPAFTTTFLSLVFASLTAVLFSGKNMYDTAKYLSRKIWTVILLQAMFGSFLFRVFLTTGLQYIGAAEAGIITGATPAITALLTWLMLHEYLSLRTVIGILITFVGVLLVQGFPFETTLENFQPIGVIYVLCAAACESLFTTFSRKIHVGAKSDETLPPLVHAGFVSICAMVLCLIPALLEQPWAAIAALPISGWIAFLWYGSIVTIVAFAFMFAGAKRCNGYTIAAFAGIIPISSTLFSVTILKDSISKYQAAGCVLVVFATIIISIQKKAA; this is translated from the coding sequence ATGTTTATTGAGGCCGGCATGGGGAGATTGTATTTAACGATAGCATTTATTTTGGCTGGTTCTTCGGTGATTGCCGCCAGCTTTATATCCGCATATCTTCCGGCTTTTACCACCACGTTTTTAAGCCTGGTATTCGCATCCTTAACTGCGGTACTGTTTAGCGGTAAGAACATGTATGATACAGCAAAGTACCTGTCAAGAAAAATCTGGACGGTCATTTTGTTGCAGGCGATGTTTGGCAGTTTCCTTTTCCGGGTGTTTTTGACAACCGGATTGCAATATATCGGGGCTGCAGAAGCAGGGATTATTACAGGGGCCACGCCGGCAATCACCGCATTGCTCACCTGGTTGATGCTGCACGAGTATTTAAGCTTACGCACGGTAATAGGTATTCTTATAACGTTTGTCGGTGTACTGTTGGTACAAGGTTTTCCATTTGAGACAACGCTTGAAAACTTTCAGCCAATCGGAGTAATCTATGTATTATGTGCGGCAGCTTGTGAATCACTATTTACAACGTTTTCACGGAAAATCCATGTAGGAGCAAAAAGTGATGAAACACTGCCCCCATTGGTTCACGCTGGATTTGTAAGTATTTGTGCTATGGTACTGTGCCTTATACCCGCCTTGCTGGAACAGCCTTGGGCAGCAATCGCAGCTCTGCCGATCAGCGGCTGGATTGCCTTCTTATGGTATGGCAGTATTGTTACAATCGTCGCCTTTGCGTTTATGTTTGCAGGAGCAAAAAGGTGTAACGGTTATACCATTGCGGCATTTGCGGGTATTATTCCAATTAGTTCAACATTGTTTTCTGTCACTATATTAAAAGATTCAATCAGTAAGTATCAAGCTGCAGGTTGTGTACTTGTAGTTTTTGCAACGATTATCATAAGCATTCAAAAGAAAGCAGCTTAA
- the pdxR gene encoding MocR-like pyridoxine biosynthesis transcription factor PdxR: protein MWITIDRQSQLTLARQIYKQICQMILNGTLESGHRLPSTRKLSSDLSVSRNTVIEAYSQLIAEGYLNTYKGSGTVVAEGLHALDSGVSFNQNPAPKQDKIQLPKEMIDFRTGIPALEYFPRKEWGNLYRDICNQIPACAFGYCSTSGVWELRVTIAQYLYRTRGLTCDPAQVVITSGSTQGLSLISHVLQDKQKVVLTEDPSHAGLRKVITTAGCFIEGISVDDKGLRTELLDIPRQVSFIYTTPSHQYPMGSILPIKRRLDLVRYAEQNNCYIVEDDYDSEFRYEGPPVSSLYELNPKRVIYLGSFSKILAPAFRLGFMILPKELVSPCKKLKMYFDVHTDALGQYTLAKFIQNGEFEKHIWKMKKHYARNRSLLLAELSKHFPDQFEVLGHATGLHLVVQFHNKMFTDKMIHAIADNGVRIYRAGSFYQKENQERNNEIILGYSHLSSEKIAEGVKIISDIIS, encoded by the coding sequence ATGTGGATTACAATTGACCGCCAAAGCCAGCTTACACTTGCACGCCAAATTTATAAACAAATCTGTCAAATGATTTTAAACGGAACACTGGAATCCGGGCACCGGCTTCCTTCTACAAGAAAATTATCTTCTGATTTATCTGTCTCCAGAAATACTGTAATTGAAGCTTATAGCCAGCTTATTGCAGAGGGGTACTTAAATACTTATAAAGGTTCAGGTACAGTTGTTGCAGAAGGATTGCACGCTTTAGATTCTGGGGTATCTTTCAATCAAAATCCTGCACCTAAGCAGGATAAAATACAGCTTCCAAAGGAAATGATTGACTTCCGAACGGGAATACCGGCGCTCGAATACTTCCCACGCAAGGAATGGGGCAATCTTTATCGGGATATTTGCAACCAGATCCCTGCCTGTGCTTTCGGCTATTGCAGTACATCCGGAGTATGGGAGTTAAGGGTAACAATCGCCCAATACTTATATCGGACAAGGGGCCTGACATGCGACCCTGCCCAAGTCGTGATTACCTCCGGTTCAACACAAGGCTTATCGCTTATTTCCCATGTACTGCAGGACAAGCAAAAAGTGGTCTTAACAGAAGATCCTTCCCATGCAGGGCTGCGGAAGGTAATTACAACGGCAGGATGCTTTATCGAAGGCATTTCCGTAGATGATAAGGGTCTGCGCACAGAATTGCTGGATATCCCAAGGCAGGTCTCATTTATTTATACCACGCCATCACACCAGTACCCCATGGGAAGTATTCTGCCTATAAAAAGGCGGCTGGACTTAGTCCGGTATGCCGAACAAAATAACTGCTATATTGTAGAAGATGATTATGACAGTGAATTCCGATACGAAGGACCGCCTGTAAGCTCTCTTTACGAATTAAATCCAAAGCGGGTGATTTATCTCGGCTCGTTCAGCAAAATACTGGCCCCCGCATTCCGGTTAGGATTTATGATTTTGCCTAAAGAGCTGGTCTCTCCTTGTAAAAAGCTGAAAATGTATTTTGATGTCCATACGGATGCATTGGGGCAATACACATTGGCAAAATTTATACAGAACGGCGAGTTTGAAAAGCACATATGGAAAATGAAAAAGCATTATGCCAGAAACCGCAGTTTGCTCCTTGCTGAACTATCAAAACATTTCCCAGACCAGTTTGAAGTCTTAGGACACGCTACGGGCTTACACCTTGTTGTACAATTCCATAACAAAATGTTTACTGATAAAATGATTCATGCAATAGCCGATAATGGCGTACGTATCTACCGAGCAGGGAGTTTTTATCAGAAAGAAAATCAAGAGCGCAACAATGAAATCATTTTGGGTTATTCCCATTTGTCCTCTGAAAAGATCGCAGAGGGGGTTAAAATTATCAGTGACATAATTTCATAG
- a CDS encoding L-cystine transporter: protein MDLLWTLVIIAVILVLVGILYYMQKKHISFAKRVFSALLMGIVIGSIMQLAFASDSPVLKTSLDWISIIGTGYVNLLKMIVIPLIMVSIISAIVNLKSHTSLGKISTYVLATLLLTVFISALVGIATANTFHLTAEEITVGQAETDRAEYLEGKVSTVQDQTIPQQILSFIPQNPFQDMTGDRATSTIAVVIFSAFLGISALGIQKKKPEEAETFQKIINSLYAVVMRMVTFILRLTPYGILGLMTKTIATTNIAGIIALSKFVIANYVALIVMFAIHFLIILLMKLNPATYIKKVFPTLTIAFTSRSSAGTLPLTIETQTKKLGIPDSIANFAASFGTTIGQNGCAGVYPAMLAVMIAPAVGFNPMSIGFIAKLSIIVAISSFGIAGVGGGATFAALMVLSAMNLPVGLAGLLISVEPLIDMGRTALNVNDAMLAGLVTARLTSELDVNLYNTPVDEYSAMSL, encoded by the coding sequence ATGGATTTGTTATGGACTTTGGTTATAATCGCCGTGATTCTTGTACTTGTCGGAATTCTTTACTATATGCAGAAGAAGCATATATCGTTTGCAAAGAGAGTATTCTCTGCTCTGCTTATGGGAATTGTTATAGGCAGTATCATGCAGCTTGCTTTTGCATCTGACAGTCCGGTACTTAAAACTTCGTTGGATTGGATATCCATTATCGGTACTGGTTATGTGAATCTTTTGAAAATGATTGTTATTCCCCTCATTATGGTCTCCATTATATCGGCCATTGTTAATCTGAAGTCCCATACAAGCCTGGGGAAAATCAGTACATATGTGCTGGCAACCTTACTGCTGACTGTGTTCATTTCCGCTTTGGTGGGTATTGCAACGGCAAATACCTTTCATCTGACAGCGGAAGAAATAACCGTGGGCCAGGCGGAGACTGACCGGGCCGAGTATCTTGAAGGAAAAGTTTCAACCGTCCAGGATCAGACGATACCACAGCAGATTTTGAGCTTTATCCCCCAAAATCCTTTCCAGGATATGACCGGAGACAGGGCTACCTCTACCATTGCAGTGGTTATCTTTTCCGCATTCCTTGGCATATCCGCATTGGGAATACAAAAGAAAAAACCGGAAGAAGCTGAAACTTTCCAGAAAATCATTAATTCCCTCTATGCAGTAGTTATGCGGATGGTAACTTTTATACTAAGATTAACGCCGTATGGCATTCTGGGGCTTATGACAAAGACAATTGCGACAACAAACATAGCAGGCATTATTGCCCTGTCTAAGTTTGTTATTGCAAACTATGTCGCATTGATTGTCATGTTTGCCATACATTTTTTAATTATCCTGTTGATGAAATTGAATCCAGCAACATACATCAAGAAAGTCTTCCCAACGCTTACCATTGCATTTACATCAAGATCCAGTGCGGGTACACTGCCTTTAACGATTGAGACACAGACTAAGAAACTTGGCATTCCTGATAGTATTGCCAACTTTGCCGCATCTTTCGGAACAACAATTGGCCAGAATGGCTGCGCAGGCGTTTATCCCGCTATGCTTGCTGTCATGATCGCCCCTGCGGTTGGTTTTAATCCTATGAGCATTGGTTTCATTGCAAAACTGTCTATTATCGTTGCAATCAGCTCCTTTGGCATTGCCGGGGTTGGCGGAGGTGCGACATTTGCCGCGTTGATGGTTTTATCCGCCATGAATCTGCCTGTTGGTCTGGCTGGACTGTTAATATCAGTGGAACCTTTAATTGACATGGGACGGACCGCTTTGAATGTGAATGATGCTATGCTGGCCGGCCTCGTAACAGCAAGGCTGACTTCAGAGCTTGATGTGAATTTGTATAATACACCAGTAGATGAGTATTCGGCAATGTCATTATAA
- a CDS encoding nitroreductase, with protein sequence MELKEAIYTRRSTRNYKSEFVSDEIINELIYAGTNAPSAMNTQPWAFSVIQDRILLQQLSDEAKEYLLDTLESRPYLESYRATFHDPEFNIFYNAPALLTIYAKPEGPNPAGDCTLVAQNVMLMAHSMGLGTCWIGFAQMFLNVPIIKERLGVPQNYTIIAPIIFGYPAEKSGYVQKDDPSILFWK encoded by the coding sequence ATGGAATTAAAAGAAGCAATCTATACACGTCGCTCTACCCGTAATTATAAATCTGAATTCGTTAGTGATGAGATCATTAACGAATTAATTTACGCCGGTACAAACGCACCAAGTGCCATGAATACACAGCCTTGGGCATTTTCCGTTATTCAGGATAGGATTTTGCTGCAGCAGTTATCCGATGAGGCAAAGGAGTATTTGCTGGATACATTGGAATCACGGCCTTATTTGGAAAGCTATCGAGCCACGTTTCATGATCCTGAGTTTAATATTTTTTATAATGCGCCTGCCTTGCTGACCATTTACGCAAAACCGGAGGGCCCAAACCCTGCAGGAGATTGTACCCTTGTTGCACAAAATGTAATGCTGATGGCGCATTCCATGGGGTTAGGAACATGCTGGATCGGATTCGCCCAAATGTTTCTTAATGTGCCAATAATAAAAGAACGTCTAGGAGTACCACAGAACTATACAATCATAGCACCGATAATTTTTGGCTATCCCGCCGAGAAAAGCGGCTATGTGCAAAAGGATGACCCCTCAATTTTGTTTTGGAAGTAA
- a CDS encoding polymer-forming cytoskeletal protein, which produces MQNNEIWGYLESSDDLLIRGDLNGDVFCRGAVYCNGNVTGNIRANQVQLFCSRVTGDITCRGIVTDGESDVKGFIIAGMVW; this is translated from the coding sequence ATGCAAAATAATGAAATATGGGGATATCTTGAAAGCAGTGATGATCTGCTTATTCGAGGTGATTTAAACGGTGATGTTTTTTGCAGAGGGGCAGTTTACTGTAATGGTAACGTTACTGGTAATATCCGGGCCAATCAGGTGCAGCTATTTTGCTCCCGTGTCACTGGAGACATAACATGCAGAGGAATTGTAACAGACGGCGAGAGCGATGTGAAGGGATTTATTATTGCCGGTATGGTTTGGTAA
- a CDS encoding DUF3440 domain-containing protein: MLQLCANIARQRGRKFSVQYIDLEAQYQATIQHIEELRRMTADVVDRFYWCCLPLSLRNAVSVIQPKWICWDRNDRNKWVRDMPDYGCVINMNNLPKDWTWFYKGMEFEEFTYQFSQWFQKIHGDSVGVGIAIRSNESLNRFNTIISKRKEMFKDYGWTTKLRVPEPDCEIYHFYPLYDWRTEDIWGAVSKLDLAFNEIYELMYKNGLSIHQQRLCQPYGDDQRNGLNQFRALEPETWERVVNRVHGVNFGNIYARSSLLGNIKSEKPSEMTWQQYTVLLLESLGLYSPELRDHYYRKINIYLQWWASHGFQLEKIPDEADRKLETQKKVPSWRRIARAIEKNDFWLRRLSFAPSKSDVKLLMQLREKYQNFIHLEDAPDKQMRKIIMEEEGSG, from the coding sequence ATGCTTCAACTCTGCGCGAATATTGCCCGGCAGCGAGGCAGGAAATTCAGCGTCCAATACATTGACCTGGAAGCACAATATCAGGCTACGATTCAGCATATTGAAGAACTGCGCCGGATGACGGCAGATGTGGTAGACAGGTTTTACTGGTGCTGCCTGCCTTTGTCACTTCGTAATGCAGTATCCGTGATCCAGCCTAAATGGATTTGCTGGGACCGTAATGACCGGAATAAATGGGTACGTGATATGCCCGATTACGGTTGCGTTATAAACATGAACAACCTGCCGAAGGATTGGACATGGTTTTACAAGGGCATGGAGTTTGAAGAATTTACATATCAGTTCAGTCAATGGTTCCAAAAAATCCACGGTGATTCTGTGGGTGTAGGCATTGCCATCCGGAGCAATGAGAGTCTTAACCGTTTTAATACCATTATCAGTAAAAGGAAGGAAATGTTTAAGGACTATGGCTGGACTACAAAGCTTCGTGTTCCTGAACCCGATTGCGAGATCTATCACTTCTATCCGCTATACGATTGGCGAACAGAAGATATCTGGGGCGCCGTAAGCAAGCTGGACCTTGCCTTTAATGAAATTTATGAGCTGATGTACAAGAACGGGCTGAGCATCCATCAGCAGCGGCTCTGCCAGCCTTATGGAGATGACCAGCGCAACGGACTGAACCAGTTCCGCGCACTGGAACCAGAGACCTGGGAGCGGGTGGTCAATCGAGTACATGGCGTAAATTTTGGAAATATATATGCCAGATCGTCACTGTTAGGAAACATAAAATCCGAAAAGCCCTCAGAAATGACCTGGCAGCAATATACCGTATTATTGCTTGAAAGCCTCGGACTATATTCGCCTGAGCTGCGGGATCACTACTATCGTAAAATCAATATTTATTTGCAGTGGTGGGCCTCTCACGGATTCCAGTTAGAAAAAATTCCAGACGAAGCAGACCGGAAACTGGAGACCCAAAAAAAGGTACCGTCCTGGCGGCGGATCGCCAGAGCGATTGAAAAAAATGATTTCTGGCTGCGCCGGCTCAGCTTTGCGCCATCTAAGTCAGACGTAAAACTTTTGATGCAGCTTAGAGAAAAATATCAGAATTTTATACATTTGGAGGATGCCCCGGACAAGCAGATGCGTAAGATCATCATGGAGGAGGAAGGCAGTGGATAA
- a CDS encoding GNAT family N-acetyltransferase produces MDKIQCFEGKYDKALFYSKMGLFFAEERYIRQMPYLRNEPDRIWFLIEKEGQVAAFSSLMIKNEYILFSTEYVEIRYRRQGLFKALTDARFLYCHEMKMPVHTSTNIEFIKDYYMRQGFVIYRKTKNYWFLSGKIQEVAYGIHKREKSRNLLFGA; encoded by the coding sequence GTGGATAAGATACAATGCTTCGAAGGGAAGTATGATAAAGCCCTTTTTTATTCAAAGATGGGGCTATTTTTCGCAGAGGAGCGATACATCCGTCAAATGCCCTACCTGCGCAACGAGCCTGACCGGATCTGGTTCCTGATTGAAAAAGAAGGGCAGGTCGCCGCTTTTTCGTCTCTGATGATTAAGAATGAATACATTTTATTTTCTACGGAATATGTGGAGATCAGATACCGCAGACAAGGCCTGTTTAAAGCCTTAACAGATGCCCGGTTCCTATATTGTCACGAAATGAAAATGCCTGTGCACACCTCGACCAATATCGAATTTATCAAGGATTACTATATGCGGCAAGGCTTTGTAATATATAGAAAAACAAAAAATTATTGGTTTTTATCCGGAAAGATTCAGGAGGTAGCTTATGGAATCCACAAAAGAGAAAAAAGCAGAAACCTGCTATTCGGAGCTTAA
- a CDS encoding IbrB-like domain-containing protein, with the protein MESTKEKKAETCYSELNACIEKIIRLLKTMKLLEKVQALNKIRRALSECSPFHDPVDLVEWIPAQKVKANDYNPNKVAPDEMELLYTSIRLDDFTQPIVSYCIDKDHYEITDGFHRNKIGRYPEIARKRHGYLPLTIIDKPLDERIGSTIRHNRARGTHQIRSMSEIVANLATMGWSDDKIGKNLGMELDEIIRLKQVSGLKGAFQNHEFSKSWKEFEYNYYK; encoded by the coding sequence ATGGAATCCACAAAAGAGAAAAAAGCAGAAACCTGCTATTCGGAGCTTAATGCTTGTATTGAAAAAATCATTCGGCTCCTTAAAACAATGAAATTGCTTGAAAAGGTACAGGCACTGAACAAAATTCGCCGGGCGTTAAGCGAATGTTCTCCGTTTCACGATCCCGTAGATCTTGTGGAATGGATTCCCGCCCAAAAAGTGAAGGCAAATGATTATAATCCAAATAAGGTTGCACCAGATGAAATGGAACTGCTTTACACATCAATCCGTTTGGATGATTTTACTCAGCCAATCGTATCCTATTGTATCGACAAAGATCATTATGAGATTACTGACGGGTTTCACCGTAACAAAATTGGCAGATATCCCGAAATTGCGAGAAAACGTCACGGCTACTTGCCCTTAACCATTATAGATAAACCTTTGGACGAACGTATCGGTTCTACGATCCGCCACAACAGGGCAAGAGGAACCCATCAGATCCGTTCGATGAGTGAGATTGTGGCTAATTTGGCAACAATGGGATGGTCAGATGATAAAATAGGAAAAAATCTGGGCATGGAATTAGATGAAATCATTCGGCTGAAGCAAGTCAGCGGATTGAAAGGAGCCTTCCAAAACCATGAATTTTCTAAATCGTGGAAAGAGTTTGAGTATAATTATTATAAATAA
- a CDS encoding LURP-one-related/scramblase family protein, which produces MKLMFKQRFFSWFDSYDIYDENGTAVYTVCGRPAWGHKLEIYDNNGNHLATLREQVLTFLPRFAIQIGGQTVGTITKEFTFFKPSFSVDCNGWHVEGSFMEWDYSILSQTGSVVARIEKQLFHFTDTYLIDVTDGQDSLLALMVVLAIDAVKCSQNKG; this is translated from the coding sequence ATGAAGCTAATGTTTAAACAGCGTTTTTTTTCCTGGTTTGACAGTTACGACATTTATGATGAAAATGGAACTGCCGTATATACAGTCTGCGGCAGGCCCGCCTGGGGACACAAACTGGAAATCTATGACAACAACGGCAATCATCTGGCCACCTTAAGGGAGCAGGTGCTGACCTTCCTGCCCCGGTTTGCCATACAGATCGGCGGACAAACGGTGGGAACCATCACCAAGGAGTTTACATTTTTTAAACCCTCTTTTTCCGTTGACTGCAATGGCTGGCATGTGGAAGGCAGCTTTATGGAATGGGATTACAGCATTCTTTCCCAGACCGGCAGCGTTGTGGCCCGGATTGAAAAGCAGCTTTTTCATTTTACAGATACTTACTTGATCGATGTGACCGATGGACAGGACAGTCTTTTAGCACTTATGGTTGTCCTTGCCATTGATGCGGTCAAATGCAGCCAAAACAAAGGCTGA